From Luteococcus japonicus, one genomic window encodes:
- a CDS encoding 4Fe-4S dicluster domain-containing protein, protein MRAHDAQSAHTRRELLLTHLERSPGGVVVLCDHAERRSTARSLRLEGCLATVDAHWLVDIAVAAGTAWLDVEQCPAAQARQQLWQLGELLGPRRLVVNALPEDAARGPLLDERRPPVDRRAALGLPTLGLPALGRPQVGPGRPETDGVQHSPGADPHTRLLESLANAGIVAAHLPSPALALGASGCTACGVCVRACPHDALRLSHSGSTSTLGHDAGACQGEGQCVELCPADALQTGGTLDWGAALERRTSVLARVPTRTCRRCQTRVPDDGQDLCPECTGRRRDPFGVHLPEELLARLGRGPDGRRL, encoded by the coding sequence ATGCGCGCCCACGATGCCCAGTCCGCACACACCCGCCGGGAGCTCCTGCTCACCCACCTGGAGCGAAGCCCCGGCGGCGTCGTCGTGCTGTGCGACCATGCCGAGCGCCGTTCGACGGCTCGCAGCCTGCGCCTGGAAGGGTGCCTTGCCACCGTGGACGCCCACTGGTTGGTGGACATCGCCGTGGCCGCCGGGACGGCCTGGCTGGACGTGGAGCAGTGCCCCGCGGCGCAGGCCCGCCAACAACTCTGGCAACTGGGTGAACTCCTCGGGCCGAGGCGCCTGGTCGTGAATGCCCTGCCGGAGGACGCCGCGCGCGGGCCCTTGCTGGACGAGCGACGCCCCCCGGTGGACCGCCGGGCGGCCCTGGGTCTGCCGACACTGGGCCTGCCGGCACTGGGGCGGCCACAAGTGGGCCCTGGGCGCCCCGAGACCGACGGCGTCCAGCACTCACCGGGGGCGGACCCGCACACCAGGCTGCTGGAATCACTGGCGAACGCGGGGATCGTGGCGGCCCACCTACCGTCGCCCGCCCTGGCCTTGGGCGCGAGCGGCTGCACCGCCTGCGGCGTCTGCGTACGCGCCTGCCCGCACGACGCACTCCGCCTGAGCCACTCCGGGAGCACCTCGACGCTGGGCCACGACGCCGGCGCCTGCCAGGGGGAGGGCCAGTGCGTGGAGCTGTGCCCGGCCGATGCCCTCCAGACGGGGGGCACCCTGGACTGGGGCGCGGCCCTGGAGCGGAGGACCAGCGTGCTGGCCCGTGTCCCCACCCGTACCTGCCGCCGTTGCCAGACCCGGGTCCCGGACGACGGCCAGGATCTTTGCCCCGAATGCACCGGACGAAGGCGGGACCCCTTCGGCGTTCACCTGCCGGAAGAGCTCCTGGCCAGACTGGGCCGCGGACCGGACGGGCGACGCCTGTGA
- a CDS encoding DUF6457 domain-containing protein: MHLDETPPSPDLQPWLETACRAVGIPSHRLDTAALIDLAGQVAASGLRPMAPVAAHIWGLALSRGGDPETTRRAIIESLPAQPVATHEREDRQHWQLFVQGCCHRLQLAPGLVPLEEIPALTREVAHASIRPMAPVVAHLLGLTTDAGPTLRERTDAVLEALSRAATVSGQQTEAGPTGNPDPQVAS, encoded by the coding sequence ATGCACCTTGACGAGACCCCGCCTAGTCCAGACCTGCAGCCCTGGCTGGAGACGGCCTGCCGGGCCGTTGGAATCCCCAGCCACCGGCTGGACACCGCCGCCCTGATCGACCTGGCCGGGCAGGTGGCAGCCAGTGGGCTGCGCCCGATGGCCCCGGTCGCCGCCCACATCTGGGGCCTGGCCCTCTCCCGCGGCGGGGACCCCGAGACCACCCGCCGGGCGATCATCGAATCACTGCCAGCACAGCCCGTCGCAACGCACGAACGCGAGGACCGCCAGCACTGGCAGCTCTTCGTCCAGGGATGCTGCCATCGCCTCCAGCTGGCACCCGGGCTGGTCCCACTGGAGGAGATCCCCGCACTCACCCGGGAGGTTGCCCACGCCAGCATCCGGCCGATGGCTCCCGTCGTCGCCCACCTGCTGGGCCTGACCACGGACGCCGGGCCGACGCTCCGGGAGCGCACCGACGCCGTCCTGGAGGCCCTGTCCCGGGCCGCGACCGTCTCCGGCCAGCAGACGGAGGCGGGCCCGACGGGCAATCCGGACCCGCAAGTGGCAAGCTAG